One window of the Myxococcales bacterium genome contains the following:
- a CDS encoding acetoacetate decarboxylase family protein, translating to MSFVKTQAELDRYYGLGVRRFTGAQMMGVMFQTRPEIVVGLLPPPLAPTDSPDGLIFIAQYPETNLGPGYREAALYLKCQYRGEAGTYCLSMPITAEARMHNGRDIFGLPKKLADIHFAREGDQVHGYVERAGVRFVEISLKLLGNLPNAPETGPTFLFKAMPRIDLQPGFDGPVFLAKQRTLVAARQFEIGVPEIVLRPSPTDPWAEVEIVTIMAGFCMVADNTMLPGEILGEVDAAAFLPHYFKMTDFATGD from the coding sequence ATGAGCTTTGTCAAAACGCAAGCGGAACTCGATCGCTACTACGGCCTCGGCGTCCGGCGCTTTACCGGCGCCCAAATGATGGGAGTGATGTTTCAGACCCGGCCCGAAATCGTCGTCGGGTTGCTGCCCCCGCCGCTGGCGCCGACCGATTCGCCCGACGGGCTGATCTTCATCGCCCAGTACCCCGAAACGAACCTCGGGCCGGGCTATCGCGAGGCCGCGCTCTACCTCAAGTGCCAGTATCGCGGCGAGGCGGGCACCTACTGCCTGTCGATGCCGATCACCGCCGAGGCGCGGATGCACAACGGCCGCGACATTTTCGGCCTGCCGAAAAAATTGGCCGACATTCACTTCGCGCGCGAAGGCGACCAGGTGCACGGCTACGTCGAGCGGGCCGGCGTGCGGTTCGTGGAAATCAGCCTCAAGCTGCTGGGCAATCTGCCCAACGCGCCCGAAACCGGGCCGACCTTTTTGTTCAAGGCGATGCCGCGGATCGATTTGCAGCCGGGTTTCGACGGGCCGGTGTTTCTGGCCAAACAGCGCACGCTCGTCGCGGCCCGGCAATTCGAAATCGGCGTCCCGGAGATCGTCCTGCGGCCGTCGCCGACCGATCCGTGGGCGGAGGTGGAAATCGTCACGATCATGGCCGGTTTCTGCATGGTCGCGGACAACACGATGTTGCCGGGGGAGATTCTCGGCGAAGTCGATGCCGCCGCCTTTCTGCCCCACTATTTCAAAATGACCGACTTCGCGACCGGCGACTGA
- a CDS encoding acyl-CoA/acyl-ACP dehydrogenase, whose translation MIDFTPDPMQQQLIETARKFGRDHVAPAEIALDKIGDPKETFAADAYWSVLAQACELGFHKMGIMEEYGGLGLDAQSIGLVWEELAFHGAGFTASLIASSVAQQLITVMASHNKELIDQYVLPFCADRTGRKFSAWGSSEPNVGSDGKNYYDPNVRHHTTAVKKDGGWSISGTKSDFVSNAGIADVFVIFANVDPALGIRGSGAFIVPADAPGVQRGLPIDKLGLRVLNQAALYFEDVWIPEGNMIFPPGEGFPMLHQMIITVGSLAVGYLAVGLMRAAYQEALEYSKVRVQWGKPIFEHQLVARKLFECYQTIEAARALLWKASWLARTRFPGDLKASLAGRIFATDNAIRHTAEMVQVLGGYGISKEYKLEKYLRDAKLLQIMDGTNETLMMKAAAQL comes from the coding sequence ATGATTGATTTCACGCCCGACCCCATGCAGCAACAGTTGATCGAAACCGCCCGGAAATTCGGCCGCGACCACGTCGCCCCGGCCGAGATCGCGCTGGACAAGATCGGCGACCCGAAGGAGACGTTCGCGGCGGACGCCTACTGGAGCGTGTTGGCGCAGGCCTGCGAACTCGGCTTTCACAAAATGGGCATCATGGAGGAATACGGCGGCCTCGGGCTCGACGCGCAGTCGATCGGCCTGGTGTGGGAGGAACTGGCGTTTCACGGCGCCGGGTTCACCGCGTCGCTGATCGCCAGTTCGGTGGCGCAGCAATTGATCACGGTGATGGCCTCGCACAACAAGGAATTGATCGACCAATATGTACTGCCTTTCTGCGCCGACCGGACCGGCCGCAAATTCAGCGCCTGGGGCAGCAGCGAGCCGAACGTCGGCTCGGACGGCAAGAACTACTACGACCCCAACGTCCGCCATCACACGACCGCGGTCAAAAAGGACGGCGGTTGGTCGATCAGCGGCACCAAGTCCGATTTCGTCTCCAACGCGGGCATCGCCGACGTGTTCGTCATTTTCGCCAACGTCGACCCGGCGCTGGGCATTCGCGGCTCGGGCGCGTTCATCGTGCCGGCCGACGCGCCGGGCGTGCAGCGCGGCCTGCCGATCGACAAGCTCGGCCTGCGCGTCCTCAACCAGGCGGCGCTCTACTTCGAGGACGTCTGGATTCCGGAAGGCAACATGATCTTCCCGCCGGGCGAAGGCTTCCCGATGCTGCACCAGATGATCATCACCGTCGGCAGCCTGGCGGTCGGCTACCTGGCCGTCGGCCTGATGCGCGCCGCGTACCAGGAGGCGCTGGAGTATTCGAAAGTGCGCGTCCAGTGGGGCAAGCCGATCTTCGAGCACCAATTGGTCGCTCGGAAACTGTTCGAATGCTACCAGACGATCGAGGCGGCGCGCGCCCTCTTGTGGAAAGCCAGTTGGCTGGCCCGGACCCGTTTTCCGGGCGATCTGAAAGCCTCGCTGGCCGGCCGGATCTTCGCGACCGACAACGCGATCCGGCACACCGCCGAGATGGTGCAGGTGCTGGGCGGTTACGGCATCTCGAAGGAGTACAAGCTGGAAAAATACCTGCGCGACGCGAAGCTGCTCCAGATCATGGACGGCACGAACGAAACCCTGATGATGAAGGCGGCCGCGCAACTCTGA
- a CDS encoding sulfite exporter TauE/SafE family protein, with protein sequence MTGSMILLGAIVLFSYTVGTSIGFGSSLIGATFAAFFLPIDFVVPVLVPCNLVALGYLAVRHRRLIQKDMLLKRILPWTCVGLPVGLTVFLTMQTQNLSWALGLFVVGISLWELALMRRGDGGRNRGELTGPRSALVLCIGGFAQGLWASGGPLIAYWGGRNIQGKGEFRATLSGLWVVLNLILMIVHLAFGRITGQTVRTIAALIPVVVLSIFIAEYLHEKLPERIFRIAVYLLLCVSGLALILR encoded by the coding sequence ATGACCGGATCGATGATCCTGCTGGGCGCGATCGTACTGTTTTCGTACACGGTCGGGACCAGCATCGGTTTCGGCTCGTCGCTGATCGGCGCGACGTTCGCGGCGTTTTTTCTGCCGATCGATTTCGTGGTGCCCGTCCTCGTCCCGTGCAACCTCGTGGCGCTCGGCTACCTGGCGGTGCGGCACCGCCGGCTGATTCAGAAGGACATGCTGCTAAAGCGGATTTTGCCGTGGACGTGCGTCGGCCTGCCGGTCGGGTTGACGGTTTTTCTGACCATGCAGACGCAGAACCTGAGCTGGGCGCTGGGGCTGTTCGTCGTGGGCATTTCACTCTGGGAACTGGCGCTGATGCGGCGCGGCGACGGCGGCCGGAACCGCGGCGAACTGACCGGGCCGCGAAGCGCTCTGGTCTTGTGCATCGGCGGTTTCGCGCAAGGGCTCTGGGCGTCGGGCGGGCCGCTGATCGCCTACTGGGGCGGCCGCAACATCCAAGGCAAGGGGGAATTCCGCGCGACACTGTCGGGATTGTGGGTGGTGCTGAACCTCATCCTGATGATCGTGCACCTCGCCTTCGGGCGGATCACCGGCCAAACGGTGCGCACCATCGCGGCGCTGATTCCGGTGGTCGTGCTGTCGATCTTCATCGCCGAATACCTGCATGAAAAATTGCCCGAGCGGATTTTCCGGATCGCGGTCTACCTGCTGCTTTGCGTCTCGGGCCTGGCCTTGATCCTGCGTTAG
- a CDS encoding radical SAM protein produces MSGSIGNGFSLARRLGGVWFARQFGRAPAGLPILDLYLTNRCNLHCRPCGARFLPPPQSGAAELSTAEWKAVLDSAARLHCSLVSLSGGEPLLRPDLAEIIRHGDSLGMSMHISSNGHLLDEPTVADLRASGLRSIQISLHGPTPAIHDAISGAGSFEKAVHAIALLRRIAPEIPIGVNCTLIPELPHPFAEMVPFVKSLGVRQFKITPAYGNLLHRALPAASRPGLIYDEQKMRDLWPEIERLRRALNEHGLFGSSRAYARLIGGRSPGPRGRYCYAAYALCAVDPYGVAGACLDLPGTISVRERPLEEIWRGPEFARLRNDVRRCRLACWDCTTMEVSLRFRARHLLGDLAQNVRDLRHYVG; encoded by the coding sequence TTGTCCGGTTCGATCGGCAATGGCTTTTCGCTGGCCCGGCGACTCGGCGGGGTCTGGTTCGCGCGACAATTCGGGCGCGCGCCGGCCGGCCTGCCGATTCTGGACCTCTATCTGACCAATCGGTGCAACCTGCATTGCCGCCCGTGCGGCGCGCGCTTCCTGCCGCCGCCGCAATCCGGGGCTGCGGAACTGAGCACCGCCGAATGGAAAGCCGTCCTCGATTCCGCCGCCCGCCTGCATTGCTCGCTGGTCAGCCTTTCGGGCGGCGAACCGCTGCTGCGGCCGGACCTCGCCGAGATCATCCGTCACGGCGACTCGTTGGGAATGTCGATGCACATTTCCAGCAACGGGCACCTGCTGGACGAACCAACGGTCGCCGACTTGCGCGCCAGCGGCCTGCGGTCGATCCAGATTTCGCTGCACGGCCCCACGCCGGCGATTCACGACGCCATCAGCGGCGCGGGCAGCTTCGAAAAAGCGGTGCATGCGATCGCCCTGCTGCGCCGGATCGCGCCCGAAATACCGATCGGCGTGAATTGCACGCTGATCCCGGAACTGCCCCACCCCTTCGCGGAGATGGTCCCGTTCGTCAAAAGCCTGGGCGTTCGGCAGTTCAAAATCACCCCGGCTTACGGAAACCTGCTGCATCGCGCCCTCCCCGCGGCGTCCCGCCCCGGCCTGATCTACGACGAGCAAAAGATGCGCGACCTGTGGCCGGAGATCGAACGGTTGCGGCGCGCTTTGAACGAGCATGGGCTGTTCGGTTCCTCGCGCGCCTATGCGCGGCTGATCGGCGGCCGGTCGCCCGGCCCCCGCGGGCGTTATTGTTACGCCGCTTACGCGCTGTGCGCCGTCGATCCCTACGGCGTGGCCGGGGCTTGCCTCGATCTGCCGGGGACGATCTCGGTGCGCGAGCGGCCGCTGGAGGAGATCTGGCGCGGCCCCGAGTTCGCCCGCCTGCGCAACGACGTGCGCCGCTGCCGCCTCGCCTGCTGGGATTGCACGACGATGGAAGTCAGCCTGCGTTTCCGCGCCCGCCATCTGCTCGGCGATCTCGCCCAGAACGTCCGCGACTTGCGGCATTATGTCGGGTGA